DNA sequence from the Cronobacter turicensis z3032 genome:
ATCACGTCGTGAAGATGGTGGAACTGGGCAAATACGACCATCATCTGCTGCAGGATTACAGCGAAGAAGAGTTTGCGCAGATGGACGGTTTTATCGACCACTGGCGCGATATGAACTTCTCCTACGCCGCGGTGAAGCAGCTCGAAGGGAAATACCTGGTTCAGAACCGTGTGACCGGCGAGATCTACGAAAGCGCGCAGTTCCTCTACCTTCTGGTAGCGGCGTGCCTGTTCTCGAACTATCCGCGTGAAACCCGTCTGGATTACGTGAAGCGTTTCTACGATGCGGTCTCCACCTTTAAAATTTCGCTGCCGACGCCGATTATGTCCGGCGTGCGTACCCCGACCCGTCAGTTCAGCTCCTGCGTACTGATCGAGTGCGGCGACAGTCTGGATTCCATCAACGCCACCTCCAGCGCCATCGTGAAATACGTTTCCCAGCGCGCCGGTATCGGCATCAACGCGGGCCGCATCCGTGCGCTCGGCAGCCCGATCCGTGGCGGCGAAGCGTTCCACACCGGTTGCATTCCGTTCTACAAGCATTTCCAGACCGCGGTGAAATCCTGCTCTCAGGGCGGCGTTCGCGGCGGCGCGGCCACCCTCTTCTACCCGATGTGGCATCTGGAAGTGGAAAGCCTGCTGGTGCTGAAAAACAACCGCGGTACAGAAGCGAACCGCGTGCGTCACATGGATTACGGCGTACAGATCAACAAACTGATGTACCAGCGTCTGCTGAAAGGCGAAGACATCACGCTGTTCAGCCCGTCCGACGTGCCGGGCCTGTATGACGCGTTCTTCGCCAACCAGGACGAGTTCGAGCGTCTGTACACCACATATGAGCAGGACGAGAGCATTCGCAAGCAGCGCATTAAAGCGTCTGAGCTGTTCTCGCTGATGATGCAGGAACGCGCCTCTACCGGCCGTATCTACATCCAGAACGTGGATCACTGCAACACCCACAGCCCGTTCGATCCGGTTGTCGCGCCGGTGCGCCAGTCTAACCTGTGCCTGGAAATCGCGCTGCCGACCAAACCGCTGGACGACGTGAACGACGACAGCGGCGAAATCGCGCTCTGCACCCTTTCCGCTTTCAACCTGGGCGCTATCGACAGCCTGGATGAGCTGGAAGAGCTTTCTACGCTGGCCGTTCGTGCGCTGGACGCTCTGCTGGACTACCAGGATTATCCGATCCCGGCGGCGAAACGCGGCGCGATGGGTCGTCGTACTCTGGGTATCGGCGTCATCAACTACGCCTACTACCTGGCGAAGCACGGCGTGCGTTACTCCGACGGCAGCGCGAACAATCTGACGCACAAAACGTTCGAAGCGATTCAGTACTACCTGCTGAAAGCCTCTAACGAGCTGGCGAAAGAGCAAGGCGCGTGCCCGTGGTTCAATGAAACCACTTACAGCAAAGGCATTCTGCCGATCGACACCTACAAGAAAGACCTGGATGCGATCGCCAGTGAACCGCTGCACTACGACTGGGACGCCCTGCGCGAATCCATTAAGACGCACGGTCTGCGCAACTCCACGCTGTCTGCCCTGATGCCGTCCGAGACCTCTTCGCAGATCTCTAACGCCACCAACGGCATTGAGCCGCCGCGCGGCCACATCAGCATTAAAGCGTCGAAAGACGGTATTCTGCGTCAGGTGGTGCCGGACTACGAGCAGCTGAAAGATAAGTACGAGCTGCTGTGGGAAATGCCGGGCAACGACGGCTATCTGCAGCTGGTGGGTATCATGCAGAAATTTATCGACCAGTCGATTTCTGCTAACACCAACTACGATCCGACGCGCTTCACGTCAGGCAAAGTGCCGATGCAGCAGCTCCTGAAAGACCTGCTCACCGCCTATAAGCTCGGTGTGAAGACGCTGTACTACCAGAACACCCGCGACGGCGCGGAGGATGCCCAGGACGATCTGGCGCCATCTATTCAGGATGACGGCTGCGAAAGCGGCGCATGTAAAATCTAAAACGCAGGGCGGGGAAACCCGCCCTCTTGTTGTTAAGGCCGTAGGGCGGGTAAGCAAAGCGCACCCATCGTCAACAGCCGATATTGTTTGCAGACAGGATTTACGTCATGGCCTACACCACATTTTCACAGACGAAAAACAACCAGCTTCTTGAACCCATGTTTTTTGGCCAACCGGTCAACGTGGCGCGT
Encoded proteins:
- the nrdA gene encoding Ribonucleoside-diphosphate reductase 1 subunit alpha yields the protein MFYFHGFHGQVLPMNQSLLVTKRDGSQERINLDKIHRVLDWAAEGLHNVSISQVELRSHIQFYDGIKTSDIHETIIKAAADLISRDAPDYQYLAARLAIFHLRKKAYGQFEPPKLYDHVVKMVELGKYDHHLLQDYSEEEFAQMDGFIDHWRDMNFSYAAVKQLEGKYLVQNRVTGEIYESAQFLYLLVAACLFSNYPRETRLDYVKRFYDAVSTFKISLPTPIMSGVRTPTRQFSSCVLIECGDSLDSINATSSAIVKYVSQRAGIGINAGRIRALGSPIRGGEAFHTGCIPFYKHFQTAVKSCSQGGVRGGAATLFYPMWHLEVESLLVLKNNRGTEANRVRHMDYGVQINKLMYQRLLKGEDITLFSPSDVPGLYDAFFANQDEFERLYTTYEQDESIRKQRIKASELFSLMMQERASTGRIYIQNVDHCNTHSPFDPVVAPVRQSNLCLEIALPTKPLDDVNDDSGEIALCTLSAFNLGAIDSLDELEELSTLAVRALDALLDYQDYPIPAAKRGAMGRRTLGIGVINYAYYLAKHGVRYSDGSANNLTHKTFEAIQYYLLKASNELAKEQGACPWFNETTYSKGILPIDTYKKDLDAIASEPLHYDWDALRESIKTHGLRNSTLSALMPSETSSQISNATNGIEPPRGHISIKASKDGILRQVVPDYEQLKDKYELLWEMPGNDGYLQLVGIMQKFIDQSISANTNYDPTRFTSGKVPMQQLLKDLLTAYKLGVKTLYYQNTRDGAEDAQDDLAPSIQDDGCESGACKI